Within the Novosphingobium sp. SL115 genome, the region GGCGATGCGCGATTTGTCGGTCGCCGATGTCGCCACGATGAGCACGGGCCAGCCATCAACCGGGCTTGCCAGCAGTGTTTCCACGGCATCGAAAGCGTCATCACCCACCGCGCGGATGTGGATGATCCGCCGGTCGCCAAACAGGGAAACAGAGCGAGCTTCATCAGCCAGACGCACTGGGTCACGGCGCAATTCCGCGCCGCTCATCTCTACCTTTTCGGCATCACCCAGCAACCCGGCGACGCGGTTTGCGGCATCGCTGGCCCCGGCTTCGTCCGGCCCGCAGAAATAGAAGATTCGGCATTCGCGCGCCACACGCGCAGCGCTGCCGGCAAAGTTCTTCTGGGTAAGCTTCACAACTGGGGCTTCATCGCGCCTCGCGCAGCCGCACGGCCACGCGCGTCACGATCTGGTCGGCCACTTCCTGCGACAGGTTTTCCAGCGCGGTCTGCTCTGCCGCGATCACCGCGTATTCGCTGTTCACCACATCGAACCCGGCATCCGATCCCGCTGTGGCGTCCAGCACCACATCGCCCGATTGCGTGTCCACCAGTTGATAGCGCGCACGCAGCGTCCGCCGTTCTCGCGTGATCGTGTCGTTGGAAAGCTGGCCCAGCCCTTCAACCCGGTCATCCAGCCGGATGTCTAGCCGGTAGCGAGCATCACCGCCCTTTGCCCCGGCGCCCAGCCGGTCGACCAGCGCATTGCGCACCAGCCAGCCCGATTGCCCTTCGATGGCAGCCACGCTGACATTGGCGAGAGCGCTGGCAACCTGTCCGTTACCGCCGCCGGCATACATCGGCTGCAACCCGCACCCGGCAAGTGCGAACAGCGGGGCCAGCAAGAACAGGCGCTTAGACAACAAGGTTCACCAGACGGTCGGGCACGACGATTACCTTCTTCACTTCCGCCCCTTCCAGCGCACGCTGCACTTTCTCAGACGCAAGGGCAAGGCGCTCAAGCTCTTCCTTGGCTGTACCCTTGGCCACGGTCAGCGTATCGCGCAGCTTGCCCTTTACCTGCACCGCCACAGTCACTTCATCGTCCACCAGCAGCGCCGGGTCGACTGCGGGCCATTCCGCATTGGCCACAAGGCCCGCGCCAAACTGCGCGTGGGCTTCTTCGGCAAGGTGCGGCATCATCGGTGCAATCAGCAGCAGGAGGCTGCGGATGGCGCTGCTGCGGCTGGCCGAATGGGCGGCCTTTTCGACCGCGCCGGTCAGTTCATAAATGCGCGCCACCGCCTTGTTGAAGCCCAGCGCTTCGATATCGCCAGCAATGGCATGCACGATCTGGTGGGTCTTGCGGTCCAGCGCCTTGTCTTCGCCGGTCGCAGCGGCATCAAACTGCCCAAACAGACGCCACAGCCGCTGCACGAAGCGCGCGCAGCCTTCAATGCCCGCTTCGGACCACGGCAGGTCGCGTTCAGGCGGGCTGTCGGACAGCATGAACCAGCGGATCGCGTCCGCGCCATACTTCTCCACGATCTCGTCCGGGTCCACTACGTTCTTCTTGGACTTGGACATCTTGATAACACGGCCGACTTCGACCCTCGCGCCATCGGCTTTCAGCGTCGCGCCCTCGCTGGTGCGGTCCACTTCGCCGGGGCTGAAGAAGATCGGCTGGCCGTTGCCGGGGTTCTTGCGCTCATACGTCTCGTGCGTGACCATGCCCTGCGTGAACAGGCTGCCAAACGGCTCGGCCACCTCGATCTTGCCGATGCGGGCAAGGGCGCGGGTCCAGAAGCGGGCATAGAGCAGGTGGAGAATTGCGTGTTCGATCCCGCCGATATACTGCTCCACCGGCAGCCAGCGCTTGATCTCTTCAGGATCGAACGGGCGGTCTTGGGGCTGGCTGGCAAAGCGCAGGAAATACCACGAACTGTCGACGAAAGTGTCGAGCGTGTCGGTTTCGCGCCGTGCGGCATGACCGCATTGCGGACAGTCGACATGCTTCCACGTCGGATGCCGGTCCAGCGGGTTGCCGGGCACGGAAAAGTCGACGTCTTCGGGCAGGGTCACCGGCAGGTGCTTCTTGGGCACCGGCACCACGCCGCACACTTCGCAATGGATGAACGGAATGGGCGTGCCCCAATAGCGCTGGCGGCTCACACCCCA harbors:
- the lptE gene encoding LPS assembly lipoprotein LptE, translating into MSKRLFLLAPLFALAGCGLQPMYAGGGNGQVASALANVSVAAIEGQSGWLVRNALVDRLGAGAKGGDARYRLDIRLDDRVEGLGQLSNDTITRERRTLRARYQLVDTQSGDVVLDATAGSDAGFDVVNSEYAVIAAEQTALENLSQEVADQIVTRVAVRLREAR